The Corvus moneduloides isolate bCorMon1 chromosome 5, bCorMon1.pri, whole genome shotgun sequence genome includes a region encoding these proteins:
- the SOD3 gene encoding extracellular superoxide dismutase [Cu-Zn], which translates to MLLILSLVTGLALSASGVMTDKETDPRQESLHEIQKQVNDLWQNLLYPVTRGNDTDGMIYATCEMKPSSKIDADKPQVSGQVLFKQHYSYGRLEAIFYLDGFPLDNNQSSRAIHIHELGDLSNGCDSTGGHYNPFRVNHPRHPGDFGNFLPKEGKIRKYKTNLFATIFGPYSIMGRSVVIHEQEDDMGKGNNKASLENGNAGKRLACCVIGISNKNLWEEKLPEVMDKKKRGLNKRTYSQA; encoded by the coding sequence ATGCTTCTGATTCTTTCTCTGGTCACTGGGCTTGCCCTTTCTGCCTCTGGTGTCATGACAGACAAGGAAACTGATCCACGGCAGGAGTCATTgcatgaaatacagaaacaagtGAACGACCTCTGGCAGAATTTGCTCTACCCAGTAACACGTGGTAACGACACTGATGGGATGATTTATGCTACTTGTGAAATGAAGCCCAGCTCCAAAATAGATGCTGACAAGCCACAAGTGAGTGGACAAGTCTTATTCAAGCAGCATTACTCATACGGAAGATTGGAAGCCATTTTTTACTTGGATGGGTTTCCATTGGATAACAATCAATCTAGTAGAGCTATACACATCCACGAGCTTGGAGACCTCAGCAATGGCTGTGATTCTACAGGAGGACACTATAACCCTTTCAGAGTGAACCACCCCCGTCACCCAGGAGATTTTGGCAACTTTCTTCCTAAAGAAGgcaaaatcagaaaatacaaaacaaacctGTTTGCCACAATCTTTGGTCCATATTCCATCATGGGCAGATCTGTTGTGATCCATGAGCAGGAAGATGACATGGGCAAGGGCAATAATAAGGCCAgtttggaaaatggaaatgctggGAAACGTCTGGCTTGCTGTGTGATTGGGATAAGCAACAAGAACTTGTGGGAAGAGAAACTGCCTGAGGTTATGGACAAGAAGAAGAGAGGGCTCAACAAAAGAACATACAGCCAGGCTTAG